One window from the genome of Haladaptatus paucihalophilus DX253 encodes:
- a CDS encoding mannose-1-phosphate guanylyltransferase — protein sequence MDRPLVALIMAGGTGTRLYPASRSDRPKQFLSLLGDDSLLSQTVNRAGFADEIFVCTAETHADLVREHAPEAGVLVEPEPKDTGPALVYATHRIREQVGDCVLLCLPSDHYITGDFETTARRAALTAVETEGVVTVGIEPTRPATGYGYIEPGHDYGSYFDVSQFREKPDKSTAERFVDEGFYWNAGLFAWTPDAFLRAARDSSLEPLVSALEDGDPAPGFDAVSPTSVDYAVMERTDDAFVVPAAFEWDDLGSWDAFDRFDSSTNVVLGDALTIDATGNIVAGDKHVSLVGVDDLVVAAYDARVLVVPKSEAQRVREVVTKLRDDDRF from the coding sequence ATGGACCGCCCGCTCGTCGCACTGATTATGGCTGGGGGTACCGGTACCCGACTCTATCCCGCGAGTCGAAGCGACCGACCGAAACAGTTCTTGTCCCTCCTCGGAGACGATTCGTTGCTCTCCCAAACCGTGAACCGCGCCGGTTTTGCCGACGAAATCTTCGTCTGCACCGCAGAGACGCACGCCGACCTCGTTCGCGAACACGCACCCGAAGCAGGCGTGCTCGTCGAGCCCGAGCCGAAGGATACCGGTCCGGCGCTCGTCTACGCCACGCACCGAATCCGCGAGCAAGTCGGCGACTGCGTGCTCCTCTGCTTGCCGAGCGACCACTACATTACGGGCGACTTCGAGACGACCGCTCGCCGTGCCGCGTTAACTGCAGTCGAAACGGAGGGGGTCGTAACGGTCGGAATCGAACCAACTCGTCCCGCGACAGGATACGGATATATCGAACCGGGACACGATTACGGAAGCTATTTTGACGTTTCCCAGTTCAGAGAGAAACCCGACAAATCGACCGCCGAACGCTTCGTCGATGAGGGTTTCTACTGGAATGCCGGTCTGTTCGCGTGGACGCCGGACGCGTTCCTCCGGGCCGCCCGCGACTCCTCCCTCGAACCCCTCGTCTCCGCGCTCGAAGACGGCGACCCCGCCCCCGGATTCGACGCCGTATCTCCCACGAGCGTGGATTACGCCGTGATGGAGCGCACCGACGACGCCTTCGTCGTTCCCGCCGCGTTCGAGTGGGACGACCTCGGTTCGTGGGACGCGTTCGACCGGTTCGATTCGTCCACGAACGTCGTCCTCGGCGACGCGTTGACCATCGACGCCACGGGGAATATCGTGGCCGGAGACAAACACGTGAGCCTCGTCGGCGTTGACGACCTCGTGGTCGCGGCCTACGACGCCCGCGTGTTAGTCGTGCCGAAATCGGAGGCCCAGCGCGTGCGCGAAGTCGTCACGAAACTGCGCGACGACGACCGTTTTTGA
- a CDS encoding Dph6-related ATP pyrophosphatase, which produces MTAQQNTVLSWSGGKDAAYALLELPHVTELLTTVSENGRSSMHGVRRELYDAQAEALGIPIRYVELPMECSNEEYAARMASVVDEYEARGIERIAFADLYLEDIRAYRKERLAETTIEGCWPVWNPDTDEQIRSFLDAGFRATVVTVDGGTLDASFAGRELDEAFLADLPEEVDPCGENGEFHTFVWDGPTFDSPLSVDVGETVTRAVGDGEFHYCDLY; this is translated from the coding sequence ATGACGGCGCAACAGAACACGGTGCTCTCGTGGAGCGGCGGCAAGGACGCCGCCTACGCCCTGTTGGAACTGCCGCACGTCACCGAACTGCTCACGACGGTTTCGGAGAACGGCAGGAGCAGCATGCACGGCGTGCGCCGGGAGTTGTACGACGCGCAAGCCGAGGCGCTCGGGATTCCGATTCGATACGTCGAACTCCCGATGGAGTGTTCGAACGAGGAGTACGCCGCACGGATGGCGAGCGTGGTAGACGAGTACGAAGCGCGCGGAATCGAGCGCATCGCCTTCGCGGACCTCTATCTCGAAGATATCCGCGCGTATCGAAAAGAGCGACTGGCGGAAACGACCATCGAGGGCTGTTGGCCGGTTTGGAATCCCGATACCGACGAGCAGATTCGGTCGTTCCTCGACGCCGGGTTCCGCGCGACGGTCGTTACGGTCGATGGCGGCACGCTCGACGCATCGTTTGCGGGACGGGAGTTGGACGAGGCGTTCCTCGCCGACCTTCCCGAAGAAGTCGACCCCTGCGGCGAAAACGGCGAGTTTCACACGTTCGTTTGGGACGGGCCGACGTTCGACTCGCCGCTCTCGGTCGACGTCGGCGAGACGGTTACCCGAGCGGTGGGTGACGGCGAGTTCCACTACTGCGATTTGTACTAA
- a CDS encoding radical SAM protein, whose translation MISKGCEQCAEGGKMVLFVYGYCDQRDCFYCPLGENRKNVTDVYANERLVEDDEDVITEAKRMNALGTSITGGEPQEAMNKTCRYLSLLKDEFGEDHHTHLYTGITGGRENMRRLSEAGLDEIRFHPPYEQWGELHGTEWEDILYIAREEGLTPAFEIPGIRAEEEFLDFLDEGAAEFCNINEFEMSQGNYRRMQAEGFELQEGHMSAVDGSKEDILDVMGDHPRTYFCTSVFKDAAQHRNRLKRMARQIRREFDDVTDDGTLIYGKTWADEKRFAELGVPEEFYTVKSNHIEVAWWLLEEMIEEGDVEKGEIVEQYPTYDGQVVERTPLA comes from the coding sequence ATGATTTCCAAGGGCTGTGAACAGTGTGCTGAAGGAGGGAAGATGGTTCTCTTCGTCTACGGCTACTGCGACCAGCGCGACTGTTTTTACTGCCCCCTCGGTGAGAACCGGAAGAACGTCACCGACGTGTACGCCAACGAGCGCCTCGTCGAGGACGACGAGGACGTGATTACGGAGGCAAAGCGCATGAACGCGCTCGGCACGTCCATCACGGGTGGCGAACCGCAGGAGGCGATGAACAAGACCTGTCGGTACCTCTCGCTTCTCAAAGACGAGTTCGGCGAGGACCACCACACGCACCTCTACACCGGTATCACGGGCGGGCGGGAGAACATGCGACGACTGTCGGAGGCCGGGTTGGACGAGATTCGCTTCCATCCGCCGTACGAACAGTGGGGAGAACTTCACGGGACCGAGTGGGAGGACATCCTCTACATCGCCCGCGAGGAAGGACTCACCCCCGCGTTCGAGATTCCGGGTATCCGCGCCGAAGAGGAGTTCCTCGACTTCCTCGACGAGGGCGCGGCGGAGTTCTGTAACATCAACGAGTTCGAGATGTCCCAGGGCAACTACCGTCGGATGCAGGCCGAGGGATTCGAACTCCAAGAGGGTCACATGTCCGCCGTCGATGGGTCCAAGGAGGACATCCTCGACGTGATGGGTGACCACCCGCGAACGTACTTCTGTACCTCGGTGTTCAAGGACGCCGCCCAGCACCGCAACCGCCTGAAGCGGATGGCCCGACAGATTCGCCGCGAGTTCGACGACGTGACGGACGACGGTACCCTGATTTACGGGAAGACGTGGGCCGACGAGAAGCGGTTCGCCGAACTCGGCGTCCCCGAGGAGTTCTACACCGTCAAATCGAACCACATCGAAGTCGCGTGGTGGCTGCTGGAGGAGATGATAGAGGAGGGCGACGTGGAGAAAGGCGAAATCGTCGAGCAGTATCCGACCTACGACGGGCAAGTGGTCGAGCGGACGCCGTTGGCCTGA
- a CDS encoding Tfx family DNA-binding protein — protein MSEQLDVNEILRRAGFDAETSVLTRRQAEVLALRERDTAQAAIADRLGTSRANVSSIEASARENISKARETVAFAEALRAPVRIEVESDSDLYDVPSRVYEACDEAGVKVNHAAPELMKRISDEAGEAVKGRTIRTALLIGVTHDGEVAVRRPGPEEF, from the coding sequence ATGAGTGAGCAACTGGACGTGAATGAGATTCTCCGACGGGCGGGATTCGACGCGGAGACGAGTGTTCTGACCCGACGACAAGCGGAAGTGCTCGCGCTCCGCGAGCGCGACACCGCACAGGCGGCCATCGCGGACCGGCTGGGTACCTCGCGGGCGAACGTGTCGAGCATCGAAGCCAGCGCTCGGGAGAACATCAGCAAGGCGCGCGAAACGGTGGCGTTCGCGGAGGCGCTCCGCGCGCCGGTTCGAATCGAAGTCGAATCCGACAGCGACCTCTACGACGTTCCGTCGCGGGTGTACGAAGCGTGCGACGAGGCGGGGGTAAAGGTGAACCACGCGGCTCCCGAACTCATGAAGCGAATCAGCGACGAGGCGGGCGAGGCGGTGAAAGGGCGGACGATTCGAACGGCCCTGCTCATCGGCGTGACGCACGACGGCGAGGTAGCGGTCAGACGGCCGGGTCCCGAGGAGTTTTAG
- a CDS encoding SDR family oxidoreductase, with protein MDLGLEGNTALVTASSSGLGLASAKALAREGANVVICARSEDGLASAEEEIADLGGGDVLAVPTDITDPDEIEALVEATVEEFGGLDHLVTSAGGPPSGPFLDTLERDWYAAYDLLVMSVVWLTKRAHPHLVESDAGTVVNITSTSVREAIDGLVLSNAVRRGVIGLMQTQAREFAPDVRVNAVLPGAHETPRIQDLVEAALERGEYDSYEEGLADWASDIPMGRVGDPMELGDTVAFLSSERASFVNGVALPIDGGRLRS; from the coding sequence ATGGACCTCGGACTGGAGGGTAATACGGCACTGGTAACGGCGAGTTCGAGCGGCCTCGGCTTGGCGAGCGCGAAGGCGTTGGCGCGGGAAGGAGCCAACGTCGTCATCTGCGCGCGGAGCGAGGACGGACTGGCGAGCGCGGAGGAAGAAATCGCCGACCTCGGCGGCGGCGACGTGCTCGCGGTGCCGACGGACATCACCGACCCGGACGAAATCGAGGCGCTGGTCGAGGCGACCGTCGAGGAGTTCGGCGGACTCGACCACCTCGTCACCTCGGCGGGCGGGCCGCCGAGCGGGCCGTTTCTCGACACCTTAGAGCGCGATTGGTACGCCGCCTACGACCTGCTGGTGATGAGCGTGGTGTGGCTGACGAAACGGGCACATCCGCACCTCGTAGAAAGCGACGCGGGAACGGTCGTGAACATCACCTCGACGAGCGTTCGGGAGGCCATCGACGGACTCGTCCTCTCGAACGCGGTTCGGCGGGGCGTCATCGGGTTGATGCAGACGCAAGCCCGGGAGTTCGCGCCCGACGTCCGCGTCAATGCCGTGCTTCCGGGCGCGCACGAAACGCCGCGGATTCAGGACCTCGTGGAGGCCGCCCTCGAACGCGGCGAGTACGACAGCTACGAGGAAGGGTTGGCGGACTGGGCGAGCGACATCCCGATGGGTCGCGTGGGCGACCCGATGGAACTCGGAGACACCGTGGCGTTCCTCTCCAGCGAGCGGGCGAGTTTCGTGAACGGCGTCGCGCTTCCCATCGACGGCGGACGACTCCGAAGCTAA
- a CDS encoding TRAM domain-containing protein — translation MPDCPLADDCPSFEERINGMGCHHYGDRGGAEWCNHYNQPIRELKTAPVQPGEEVVVDIDDIHESGSGVGRTEDGFIVLVDGILPDARAKVKITNVKGNHALADPIERLPMEPEETDKGGEEAADGDAETKDDRKAERRQHLGSRDNFWGG, via the coding sequence ATGCCGGACTGTCCACTCGCCGATGACTGCCCCAGTTTCGAAGAACGAATCAACGGGATGGGATGTCATCACTACGGCGACCGCGGCGGCGCGGAATGGTGCAATCACTACAACCAACCGATCCGCGAGTTGAAGACCGCCCCGGTCCAGCCGGGCGAGGAAGTCGTCGTGGATATCGACGACATTCACGAAAGCGGCTCCGGCGTCGGTCGAACCGAAGACGGGTTCATCGTTCTCGTCGACGGGATTCTTCCCGACGCCCGCGCCAAGGTGAAGATCACGAACGTGAAGGGAAACCACGCGCTCGCGGACCCCATCGAACGGCTGCCAATGGAGCCGGAGGAAACGGACAAAGGCGGCGAGGAAGCCGCGGACGGCGATGCCGAGACGAAAGACGACAGGAAAGCGGAACGGCGACAACACCTTGGAAGTCGAGACAACTTCTGGGGCGGATAA